A window of the Bacteroides thetaiotaomicron VPI-5482 genome harbors these coding sequences:
- a CDS encoding glycoside hydrolase family 140 protein has protein sequence MRKFKILPLLLLLLTLATSAAAQKKTQKTYIPWSNGKLVVSEEGRYLKHENGTPFFWLGETGWLLPERLNRDEAEYYLEQCKRRGYNVIQVQTLNNVPSMNIYGQYSMTDGYNFKNINQKGVYGYWDHMDYIIRTAAKKGLYIGMVCIWGSPVSHGEMNVDQAKAYGKFLAERYKDEPNIIWFIGGDIRGDVKTAEWEALATSIKAIDKNHLMTFHPRGRTTSATWFNNAPWLDFNMFQSGHRRYGQRFGDGDYPIEENTEEDNWRFVERSMAMKPMKPVIDGEPIYEEIPHGLHDENELLWKDYDVRRYAYWSVFAGSFGHTYGHNSIMQFIKPGVGGAYGAKKPWYDALNDPGYNQMKYLKNLMLTFPFFERVPDQSVIAGQNGERYDRAIATRGNDYLMVYNYTGRPMEVDFSKISGAKKNAWWYTTKDGKLEYIGEFDNGVHKFQHDSGYSSGNDHVLIVVDSSKDYVKKDCYQIDTHE, from the coding sequence ATGAGAAAATTTAAGATTCTTCCTCTCTTATTGCTGCTGTTGACATTGGCAACTTCTGCCGCAGCACAAAAGAAAACACAAAAGACGTATATCCCATGGAGCAACGGCAAACTCGTCGTTTCTGAAGAAGGACGTTATCTGAAACACGAAAACGGCACTCCTTTCTTCTGGCTGGGAGAAACCGGCTGGCTGCTGCCTGAGCGTCTGAATCGTGACGAAGCCGAATATTATTTGGAACAATGCAAACGCCGCGGATATAACGTGATTCAGGTTCAGACATTGAATAATGTCCCGTCTATGAATATCTACGGACAGTATTCCATGACTGACGGCTACAACTTCAAGAATATCAATCAGAAAGGCGTATATGGTTATTGGGATCACATGGATTACATTATCCGTACCGCAGCAAAGAAAGGTCTTTATATCGGCATGGTCTGCATCTGGGGAAGTCCGGTAAGTCATGGCGAAATGAATGTAGATCAGGCAAAAGCATACGGCAAGTTCCTGGCAGAACGCTATAAAGACGAACCTAACATTATCTGGTTTATCGGTGGGGATATCCGTGGTGATGTGAAGACTGCCGAATGGGAAGCATTGGCAACCTCCATCAAAGCAATCGACAAGAACCATCTGATGACATTCCACCCGCGTGGCAGAACGACTTCTGCTACTTGGTTCAACAATGCACCGTGGCTGGATTTCAATATGTTCCAGAGCGGACACCGCCGTTATGGACAACGTTTCGGTGACGGAGATTATCCCATCGAAGAAAATACGGAAGAAGATAACTGGCGTTTTGTAGAACGCAGTATGGCTATGAAACCGATGAAGCCCGTTATAGACGGTGAACCCATCTACGAAGAAATACCGCACGGTCTGCATGATGAGAACGAATTACTTTGGAAAGATTATGATGTACGCCGGTACGCTTACTGGTCTGTATTTGCCGGTTCTTTCGGACATACGTATGGTCATAACTCCATCATGCAGTTTATCAAACCGGGTGTAGGCGGTGCTTATGGTGCTAAAAAGCCTTGGTATGATGCTCTGAATGATCCCGGATACAATCAAATGAAATATCTGAAGAATCTGATGCTGACCTTCCCATTCTTCGAACGAGTACCGGATCAGTCTGTCATCGCCGGACAGAATGGCGAACGTTATGACCGTGCCATCGCAACACGCGGCAATGACTATCTGATGGTATATAACTACACCGGACGCCCGATGGAAGTTGATTTCAGCAAAATCAGCGGTGCCAAGAAGAACGCATGGTGGTACACAACCAAGGATGGTAAACTGGAATATATCGGTGAATTTGACAACGGTGTGCACAAATTCCAGCACGACAGCGGCTACAGCAGCGGAAACGATCATGTCTTGATTGTAGTAGACAGTAGTAAGGATTATGTGAAGAAAGACTGCTATCAAATTGACACTCATGAATAA